A window of the Tessaracoccus sp. MC1865 genome harbors these coding sequences:
- the hemQ gene encoding hydrogen peroxide-dependent heme synthase gives MSKHPGRDERDQTDVDLEAINQQSLYAMYSVFELAAPLPLDVDLTSVEQKMADLGVTVRGFYDVAGFRADADLMVWTLSDDPQKLQAAYHALRRSALGDYLSPVWSVVAVHRPSEFNRAHVPSCFAGFAPRPWLTVYPFVRSFDWYYLDEEHRSKMLMEHGIAGREYPDVVASTLSAFALGDYEWILAFEADELHRLTDAMRHQRGVEARLHVREETPFFTGPRVELAQWIERQPRV, from the coding sequence ATGAGCAAGCACCCCGGTCGCGACGAACGCGACCAGACCGATGTCGACCTCGAGGCCATCAACCAGCAGTCGCTCTACGCCATGTATTCGGTGTTCGAGCTGGCCGCTCCACTGCCTCTCGACGTGGACCTCACGTCGGTTGAGCAGAAGATGGCAGACCTGGGCGTCACCGTGCGCGGGTTCTACGACGTCGCCGGCTTCCGCGCCGACGCCGACCTGATGGTCTGGACCCTCTCCGACGACCCCCAGAAGCTGCAGGCCGCCTACCACGCGCTGCGCCGCAGCGCGCTGGGCGACTACCTCTCCCCCGTGTGGTCCGTGGTGGCGGTGCACCGCCCGTCCGAGTTCAACCGCGCCCACGTGCCCAGCTGCTTCGCCGGCTTCGCCCCGCGCCCCTGGCTGACCGTCTACCCCTTCGTGCGCAGCTTCGACTGGTACTACCTCGACGAAGAACACCGCTCCAAGATGCTCATGGAGCACGGCATCGCCGGCCGTGAATACCCCGACGTCGTCGCCTCGACGTTGTCTGCTTTCGCCTTGGGCGACTACGAGTGGATCCTCGCCTTCGAGGCGGACGAACTGCACCGGCTCACCGACGCGATGCGCCACCAGCGCGGCGTCGAGGCCCGCCTCCACGTGCGGGAGGAGACCCCGTTCTTCACCGGGCCGCGCGTCGAGTTGGCCCAGTGGATTGAGCGCCAACCGCGCGTCTGA